The Methylomicrobium lacus LW14 genome window below encodes:
- a CDS encoding TOBE domain-containing protein codes for MKPTDNESQPWIEGELRLAGMLDKRMIALLQAIEESGSINQAAKQSGLSYKGAWQMLERLNNGAPQALLTTAIGGSKGGGTSLTAAGHAMLALFTRLERQHSEFIAELNRRLTDDPDTILFLQRLTVKTSTRNQLFGSVTSIGRAEEDAQVTVRLQGGGQIFVSMGTAALTELSVDVGADAVLMINSADILLSTDAGHQRTSARNCLFGHVMRIRHDIVDSEVIILLPGGEILAAMVTQQSLQDLALVPGMPVWALFKANAPILGISPASRTD; via the coding sequence ATGAAACCGACCGACAACGAATCCCAGCCTTGGATAGAAGGCGAATTGCGGCTTGCCGGAATGCTGGACAAGCGAATGATCGCGCTGTTGCAGGCGATTGAAGAAAGCGGCTCGATCAATCAGGCCGCGAAACAATCGGGCTTGAGTTACAAGGGCGCCTGGCAAATGCTGGAAAGGCTCAACAACGGGGCGCCGCAAGCCTTGCTGACCACAGCGATTGGTGGCAGCAAGGGGGGCGGGACCTCTTTAACCGCCGCCGGACACGCCATGCTGGCGTTATTTACCCGCCTGGAGCGGCAGCATAGCGAATTCATCGCCGAGTTGAATCGCCGCCTCACAGACGATCCCGATACGATTCTCTTTCTCCAGCGCCTGACGGTCAAAACCAGCACGCGCAACCAGCTTTTCGGCAGCGTGACCTCGATCGGCCGGGCGGAAGAGGATGCGCAGGTCACCGTGCGCTTGCAAGGCGGGGGGCAGATCTTCGTTTCTATGGGGACGGCGGCGCTCACCGAACTGTCAGTCGATGTCGGCGCCGATGCGGTGTTGATGATCAACAGCGCCGACATCCTGTTGTCGACCGATGCCGGCCATCAACGCACTTCGGCCCGCAACTGCCTGTTCGGTCATGTGATGCGCATCCGGCACGACATCGTAGACTCCGAAGTGATCATCTTGCTTCCCGGCGGAGAAATTCTGGCCGCGATGGTGACTCAACAGAGTTTGCAAGATCTGGCGCTGGTGCCTGGCATGCCGGTATGGGCGCTATTTAAAGCCAATGCGCCGATTTTAGGCATCAGTCCGGCATCACGAACAGATTGA
- a CDS encoding alginate export family protein, whose translation MNPLNKQSIVSRFGGAIGLTIVSSGFIAQADAAAEKKSYTQPPFAAFSSQMPDALLGSYKYEKPVWNLHDALGLPAWLSLSLEQRTRYETIDGSFRQGSQGGDQQISLQTDLWLEAHSEHWRLGGEFLDARQFGADEGSGINNTHVDEADFIQGYLAWSDQNLAHSGLGVEAIAGRQTLNFGSRRLIARNAMRNTINSFDGFRLRVVDYNRWQFNAFATKPVGRYPNDPEQLLDHFHSFDEPEEQAWFSGGFLEVYDLPGKFNAELYLYHLDEGDRKRMQTRNRRYFTPGMRFYIKPAKGEFDFQSETVGQFGTVRETSKASDGKNLDHSAWYQHLDVGYTFDAFWTPRFSLHYDYASGDHDPNDNKDQQFDTLYGARRFEFGPTGIYGAFARSNINTPGYRIGFNPLPDVQAFISHRFFWLAEDKDSWTSAKLRDKTGNTNNFIGQQIELSARWDFNSSLNFESGWAHLFKGAFAKTTAGAPDSQDVDYFYVQSQFRF comes from the coding sequence GTGAATCCCCTAAACAAACAGAGTATCGTTTCCCGTTTTGGCGGCGCCATCGGTCTGACTATCGTTTCCTCAGGCTTCATCGCGCAGGCCGATGCGGCGGCGGAAAAGAAAAGCTATACCCAACCGCCATTTGCCGCCTTTTCGAGCCAAATGCCCGATGCGCTGCTGGGCTCGTACAAATACGAGAAACCGGTCTGGAATCTGCACGATGCGTTGGGCTTGCCCGCGTGGCTGTCGCTATCGCTCGAACAGCGTACCCGCTATGAAACGATCGACGGCAGCTTCCGGCAAGGCAGTCAGGGCGGCGATCAGCAGATTTCGCTGCAGACCGACCTGTGGCTGGAAGCGCATTCCGAACACTGGCGGCTGGGCGGCGAATTTCTGGATGCCCGCCAGTTTGGCGCCGACGAGGGTTCCGGCATCAACAATACCCATGTCGATGAAGCCGATTTCATCCAGGGTTATCTGGCCTGGTCCGATCAGAACCTGGCCCATAGCGGTTTGGGCGTCGAAGCGATCGCCGGCCGGCAGACCCTGAATTTCGGCAGCCGCCGCCTGATCGCCCGGAATGCGATGCGCAACACGATCAACAGCTTCGACGGCTTCCGGCTCCGAGTCGTCGATTACAACCGCTGGCAATTCAACGCCTTCGCGACCAAGCCGGTCGGCCGCTATCCGAACGATCCCGAGCAACTGCTCGACCACTTCCACAGCTTCGACGAACCCGAGGAGCAGGCGTGGTTTTCCGGTGGGTTTTTGGAGGTCTACGACTTGCCCGGCAAGTTCAATGCCGAACTGTACTTGTACCACCTCGACGAAGGCGACCGCAAGCGCATGCAGACCCGCAACCGCCGCTATTTTACGCCAGGCATGCGTTTTTACATCAAGCCCGCGAAAGGGGAGTTCGATTTCCAAAGCGAAACGGTCGGCCAGTTCGGCACGGTGCGGGAGACAAGCAAGGCGAGCGACGGCAAGAATCTCGACCATTCGGCCTGGTATCAGCATCTCGACGTCGGTTATACTTTCGATGCTTTTTGGACGCCGCGTTTCTCGCTCCATTACGACTATGCCAGCGGCGATCACGATCCCAACGACAACAAGGATCAGCAATTCGACACCCTCTACGGCGCCCGCCGCTTCGAATTCGGACCGACCGGCATCTACGGCGCCTTTGCCCGCAGCAATATCAATACGCCGGGCTACCGCATCGGTTTTAACCCGCTTCCGGACGTGCAGGCCTTCATCAGCCACCGCTTCTTCTGGCTGGCGGAGGACAAGGACAGCTGGACGTCGGCCAAATTGCGCGACAAAACCGGCAATACGAATAATTTCATCGGCCAGCAAATCGAGCTGTCGGCGCGTTGGGACTTCAACAGCAGCTTGAACTTCGAATCCGGCTGGGCGCATCTGTTCAAGGGCGCATTCGCCAAAACGACCGCCGGCGCGCCGGACAGCCAGGATGTCGATTATTTTTATGTGCAAAGCCAATTCCGGTTTTGA
- the modA gene encoding molybdate ABC transporter substrate-binding protein, translating to MFSKGFYRLALITAALAAACAPAYAETTLVAVAANFTQPMNEIAAAFEKATGHSAKLSFGSSGKFVAQIENGAPFEVFLSADSEKPTQLEKSRLAVPGSRFTYAIGKLVLWSAKPGLVDDQGAILNGGGFRHLALADPKLAPYGAAAVEVLKNQGLFEKLGPSFVLGENIAQTHQFVSTGNAELGFIALSQVIEDGKIAKGSSWIVPETLHAPIRQDAVLLNKGGGNPAAPALLQFLKSAEARAIMQKYGYSLAD from the coding sequence ATGTTTAGCAAAGGATTTTATCGTTTGGCGCTTATCACGGCCGCGCTGGCCGCCGCCTGCGCGCCGGCCTATGCCGAAACGACGCTGGTCGCGGTCGCCGCCAACTTCACCCAACCGATGAACGAAATCGCCGCAGCCTTCGAAAAAGCGACCGGACACAGCGCCAAACTCTCGTTCGGCTCTTCCGGCAAATTCGTCGCGCAAATCGAAAACGGCGCGCCGTTCGAAGTTTTCCTGTCCGCCGATAGCGAAAAACCGACGCAACTGGAAAAGTCCAGGCTGGCCGTGCCAGGCAGCCGCTTCACCTATGCGATCGGCAAGCTGGTGTTATGGTCGGCCAAACCGGGATTGGTGGACGATCAGGGCGCCATCCTGAACGGTGGCGGCTTCAGGCATCTGGCGCTGGCCGACCCGAAACTGGCGCCTTACGGCGCGGCGGCGGTGGAGGTTTTGAAAAATCAGGGACTGTTCGAAAAACTGGGGCCCTCGTTCGTGCTTGGCGAAAACATTGCACAAACCCATCAATTCGTCTCGACCGGCAATGCCGAACTGGGCTTCATCGCCTTGTCGCAGGTAATCGAGGACGGCAAGATCGCCAAGGGATCGAGCTGGATCGTGCCAGAAACGCTGCATGCGCCGATCCGCCAGGATGCGGTGTTGCTGAATAAGGGGGGGGGCAATCCGGCAGCGCCCGCGTTGCTGCAATTTTTAAAATCGGCCGAAGCGCGGGCGATCATGCAAAAATACGGCTACAGTCTGGCCGACTGA
- the modB gene encoding molybdate ABC transporter permease subunit, with translation MLSDDDISALWLTFEVASLATLLLLLLGTPLAWWLARTESRWKGVCNALVALPLVLPPTVLGFYLLLLLGPNGPVGGLMTELGLTPLPFTFGGLVVASVLYSLPFVVQPLQTAFAAIGEQTLEAAATLRAGPWDTFFSVVIPLAKPGFLTAAILGFAHTVGEFGVVLMIGGNIPGKTRVASVQIYNHVEALEYTQAHWLAGGLLVFAFTVLLLLYGVLKSRPAVEPMR, from the coding sequence ATGCTCAGCGATGACGATATTTCGGCCCTGTGGTTGACCTTTGAGGTCGCCAGCCTGGCAACCTTGCTACTGTTGCTGCTCGGAACGCCCTTGGCCTGGTGGCTGGCGCGCACCGAATCGCGCTGGAAAGGTGTCTGCAATGCGTTGGTGGCGCTGCCTTTGGTCTTGCCGCCGACCGTGCTCGGCTTTTATCTGTTGCTGCTGCTCGGTCCGAACGGGCCGGTCGGCGGCCTGATGACCGAACTGGGCCTGACGCCGTTGCCCTTTACATTCGGCGGCTTGGTCGTCGCCTCGGTACTGTATTCGCTGCCCTTCGTGGTGCAGCCCCTGCAAACCGCCTTCGCCGCGATCGGCGAGCAAACGCTGGAAGCGGCCGCCACCCTCCGCGCGGGGCCCTGGGATACCTTCTTCTCGGTCGTGATTCCGCTCGCCAAACCGGGTTTTCTGACCGCGGCGATCCTCGGCTTTGCGCATACGGTCGGCGAATTCGGCGTGGTCTTGATGATCGGCGGCAACATTCCGGGCAAGACCCGGGTCGCGTCGGTACAAATCTACAACCATGTTGAAGCCCTCGAATATACCCAGGCGCATTGGCTGGCCGGCGGCTTGCTGGTGTTTGCGTTTACGGTGCTGCTGCTGTTGTATGGCGTGCTGAAAAGCCGGCCTGCGGTGGAGCCGATGCGATGA
- the modC gene encoding molybdenum ABC transporter ATP-binding protein: protein MTQAIAARFALDYGAFRLDVDLRLPGSGISVLFGPSGSGKTTLLRCIAGLERPAVGRLTINGKVWQDSERGLFLPTHQRALGYVFQQANLFPHLNVYKNVCFGLKRIGKTPAAAGLDHTIELLGIGHLLDRMPARLSGGERQRVAIARALVLQPDILLMDEPLAALDYQRKQEILPYLTRLHQALDIPVLYVTHARQEVAKLADHLVVLHEGRVQASGPLAETLSRIDLPQAEDKQAAMIWEGRIAAHESEYLLTRVDCAGIELSMPLVDGAIGSPVRLQIYASDVSITLEAPHATSILNVLPATIIGMADHLNGQTVLRLKAGALPLLAHITRKSRQLLNLQVGKSVYVQIKGTSLLN from the coding sequence ATGACTCAAGCGATCGCCGCCCGCTTTGCGCTCGATTACGGCGCCTTTCGCCTCGATGTCGATCTTCGCCTGCCGGGTTCGGGTATCAGCGTGCTGTTCGGGCCGTCAGGTTCCGGCAAGACCACCCTGCTGCGCTGCATCGCGGGCCTCGAACGGCCGGCCGTCGGCCGGCTGACGATCAACGGCAAAGTCTGGCAGGACAGCGAACGCGGCCTGTTTTTACCGACGCATCAACGCGCGCTCGGCTATGTGTTTCAGCAGGCCAATCTGTTTCCGCATTTGAACGTTTACAAGAATGTGTGTTTCGGCCTGAAGCGGATCGGCAAAACGCCTGCGGCCGCAGGTCTCGACCACACGATAGAACTGTTGGGCATCGGCCATCTGCTGGACAGGATGCCGGCGCGTTTGTCCGGCGGCGAGCGGCAGCGCGTCGCGATCGCCCGGGCGCTGGTCTTGCAGCCGGACATCCTGCTGATGGACGAGCCGCTGGCGGCGCTGGATTATCAGCGCAAGCAGGAGATTCTGCCGTACCTGACGCGGCTCCATCAGGCGCTGGACATCCCGGTGCTGTATGTGACTCATGCGCGGCAGGAAGTCGCAAAACTGGCCGATCATCTGGTGGTGTTGCACGAAGGCCGGGTGCAGGCGTCGGGCCCGCTTGCCGAAACCCTGAGCCGGATCGATCTGCCGCAGGCGGAGGACAAACAGGCCGCGATGATCTGGGAAGGCCGCATCGCCGCGCATGAAAGCGAATACCTTCTGACCCGGGTCGACTGTGCCGGCATCGAACTGAGCATGCCATTGGTAGACGGCGCGATCGGCTCGCCGGTACGGCTACAGATATACGCCAGCGACGTCAGCATCACGCTGGAAGCGCCGCATGCGACCAGCATCCTGAACGTGCTGCCCGCCACGATCATCGGCATGGCCGATCATTTGAACGGACAGACGGTCCTGCGTCTGAAGGCCGGCGCGTTGCCGCTGCTGGCGCATATCACTCGCAAGTCCAGGCAATTGCTGAATTTACAGGTGGGCAAAAGCGTTTATGTGCAGATCAAAGGCACATCCTTATTGAATTGA
- a CDS encoding TOBE domain-containing protein: protein MKVSARNQFTGTISEVQTGAIYTEVSVLLKGGETTIKAMITKESAESLGIKPGIPAIALVKAPQVIIVTDFGGYRISARNQLQGKIVKLIKGAINTEVDIELKGGEQVTATVTNDSAETLGLQIGQTVTAVFKSSAVILAVAS, encoded by the coding sequence ATGAAAGTCAGTGCACGCAACCAATTTACCGGCACGATCAGCGAAGTGCAGACCGGTGCGATCTATACCGAAGTCTCCGTCCTATTAAAGGGCGGCGAGACTACGATCAAGGCGATGATCACCAAGGAATCGGCGGAATCGCTCGGCATCAAGCCCGGCATCCCGGCGATCGCCTTGGTCAAGGCGCCGCAGGTCATCATCGTCACCGACTTTGGCGGCTATCGGATTTCGGCGCGCAATCAACTGCAAGGGAAGATCGTCAAACTGATCAAGGGCGCGATCAACACCGAAGTCGACATCGAATTGAAGGGCGGCGAGCAGGTGACCGCGACGGTGACCAATGACAGCGCCGAAACGCTCGGCTTGCAGATTGGGCAAACGGTGACCGCGGTGTTCAAATCCAGCGCGGTGATATTGGCCGTGGCGTCTTGA
- a CDS encoding LysR family transcriptional regulator — translation MFIRQIHYLLALAKTRHFGRAADISHVSQPALSTAIQHLEEELGITLIQRGQRFEGFTEEGERVLQWARILAQNWEGMRQAAAQYSRQLTGILRIGAIPTTLAVTPLLTQPVQTEYPGIAIQLASLCAEEIIRHLDNFELDLGLTYLGDPRLKGFRALPLFRERYVLLARNPSPDLIKSRLSWSDVEGLPLCLLTQNMQNRRLIDAAFREAEVMPKVMLETDSISALYAHVRSAGFYSVVPHSMLHQFEPDQEIVAIPLSPELSREVGLIVRRQDLPSPIQDAAWNIAQHLDLQHRFDALIAASY, via the coding sequence ATGTTTATCCGGCAAATCCATTATCTGCTCGCCCTCGCGAAAACCAGGCATTTCGGCCGCGCGGCTGACATCAGTCATGTATCTCAACCCGCCTTGTCCACCGCGATTCAACATCTTGAGGAAGAACTGGGCATTACCCTTATTCAACGCGGACAACGTTTTGAGGGCTTTACCGAGGAAGGCGAGCGGGTTTTGCAATGGGCGCGCATTTTAGCGCAAAACTGGGAAGGCATGCGCCAAGCCGCCGCGCAGTACAGCCGACAGCTCACCGGTATTTTACGGATAGGGGCCATACCTACCACGCTGGCCGTTACACCGCTGTTGACGCAACCTGTTCAAACCGAATATCCCGGCATCGCCATCCAACTCGCTTCCCTTTGCGCCGAGGAAATCATCCGCCATCTCGACAACTTCGAACTGGATTTGGGATTGACTTACCTGGGCGACCCCAGGCTAAAAGGGTTCAGGGCTTTGCCTCTCTTCCGCGAGCGCTATGTGCTGTTGGCCCGCAATCCCTCTCCTGATTTGATCAAAAGCCGTTTGAGCTGGAGCGACGTCGAAGGACTTCCTTTATGCTTGCTGACGCAGAACATGCAAAACCGCCGCCTGATCGATGCGGCCTTTCGCGAAGCCGAGGTGATGCCCAAGGTCATGCTGGAAACCGACTCGATCTCCGCCTTATACGCCCATGTGCGCAGCGCCGGCTTTTACAGTGTGGTTCCGCACAGCATGTTACACCAGTTCGAACCCGATCAGGAGATCGTCGCCATACCGCTAAGTCCCGAGTTATCGCGGGAAGTGGGTTTGATCGTGCGCCGCCAGGATTTGCCGTCACCGATACAGGATGCGGCCTGGAACATAGCCCAACATCTGGATTTGCAACACCGATTCGATGCCTTGATAGCCGCGAGCTATTAA